The following proteins are co-located in the Naumovozyma dairenensis CBS 421 chromosome 9, complete genome genome:
- the NIP1 gene encoding translation initiation factor eIF3 core subunit c (similar to Saccharomyces cerevisiae NIP1 (YMR309C); ancestral locus Anc_5.9), whose protein sequence is MSRFFASNYEYESGTSSEEEDLLSSSSEEELLLGSSSGEESDDSFFNESEEAAQESDYETDDSEGKPYGPDWFKKSEFRKAGPSGGAGNKFLKGSNYPGSSDEDLSDDEGRKVVKSAKEKLLDEMQAVYDNIETAEMSEDWVSILNEFDTITRLLVRAHQQNMGTPSLFIKVVAQVEDLVSSSDLNEIKNKAVARAFNTIKQRARKVARENEDLLNKFREDPEAFEKETTVDLESSLDTGMFGAPKPATLASIASATSEVSFFTTLRIVMDSRGKKNVNQQDLLRTLEELLVMAKNPFESIMAYLTLIPLRFDVSSTLSYQPIEQWKASYNDIISLMNILDENRTTYQVSELAIPTDSIEDEPTADSNGVKKILGSLFSFVERLDEEFKKSLLNIDPHSSDYLFRLKDEQSIYNLILRSQLYLEATLPQDEQEKLLARPFIKRLDHIYYKSEKLITKMESSAWKSVSASHYSSNFIAQPETIDNEYITKLVTTLSQVLSKNTDGALRKRAALYNIYYHALNIDFYQAKDMLLSTNVQANINTSDPSLQILFNRVVVQLGLSAFKACLIEECHQVLNELLSASHLREILGQQTLQRVTSTGDDREKQCLPYHQHINLDLIDVVFMTCSLLIEIPQMTAFYSGIKVKRIPYSQKSIRRALEYYDKASFQGPPETSRDYILFAAKAMQKGDWQKSVAYLKDIKAWNLLPNVDTVLENLTERVQVESLKTYFFTYKRFYSSFSVKKLADLFNLPEDKIIMVLDTTISNLDINAKFNEDKTILVIEKGDEITKLEEVALKLNKEVKIVKERLNPSNNHR, encoded by the coding sequence ATGTCTCGTTTTTTCGCATCCAACTATGAATATGAATCAGGAACGTCatctgaagaagaagatttattatccTCCTCATCTGAGGAAGAACTATTACTAGGATCCTCCTCCGGTGAAGAATCCGATGATTCCTTCTTCAATGAATCTGAAGAAGCAGCTCAAGAATCAGATTATGAAACTGATGATTCTGAAGGCAAACCATATGGTCCAGATTGGTTTAAAAAATCTGAGTTTAGAAAAGCTGGTCCCTCTGGAGGTGCTGGTAATAAGTTTTTGAAAGGTTCCAATTATCCTGGTTCCtcagatgaagatttaagtgatgatgaaggtAGGAAAGTGGTTAAATCTgccaaagaaaaattattggatGAAATGCAAGCCGtttatgataatattgaaaccGCTGAAATGTCTGAAGATTGGGTTTCCATCTTAAACGAATTCGATACCATTACTCGTCTATTAGTTAGAGCTCATCAACAAAATATGGGTACTCCATCTTTGTTCATAAAAGTTGTTGCTCAAGTCGAAGATTTGGTATCCTCATCTGActtgaatgaaattaaaaataaagcaGTTGCAAGAGCATTCAATACTATAAAGCAAAGAGCAAGAAAGGTGGCTagagaaaatgaagatctattaaataaattcagAGAAGATCCAGAAGCTTTCGAAAAGGAAACTACCGTTGACTTGGAATCATCTTTAGATACAGGCATGTTTGGCGCTCCCAAACCAGCTACCCTGGCATCCATTGCCTCTGCTACTTCAGAAGTTAGTTTCTTCACCACATTACGTATTGTCATGGATTCAAGAGGGAAAAAGAACGTTAACCAACAAGATTTATTGAGAACTCtagaagaattattagttATGGCTAAAAATCCATTTGAATCCATCATGGCTTATTTGACTTTGATTCCATTACGATTCGATGTTTCATCTACTTTATCATATCAACCAATTGAACAATGGAAGGCATCGTACAACGATATCATTAGTCTAATGAACATTTTAGATGAAAACCGTACCACTTATCAAGTTTCAGAATTGGCCATCCCAACCGACTccattgaagatgaacCAACTGCTGATTCCAACGGTGTTAAGAAGATCCTTGGTTCcttattttcatttgttgaaagattagatgaagaatttaaaaaatcattattaaacaTCGATCCACATTCTAGTGATTATTTATTCCGTTTGAAAGATGAACAATCCATTTACAACTTGATACTAAGAAGTCAATTATACTTGGAGGCTACTTTACCTCaagatgaacaagaaaagttATTAGCACGTCCATTCATTAAGAGATTAGATCACATTTATTATAAAtcagaaaaattaattacaAAGATGGAATCATCTGCATGGAAATCAGTTTCTGCTTCTCATTattcatctaatttcatTGCTCAACCAGAAACCATTGATAACGAATATATTACCAAATTGGTCACAACTTTATCACAAGTCCTTTCCAAAAATACTGACGGAGCTCTCCGTAAACGTGCTGCATTATATAACATTTATTACCATGCCTTAAACATTGATTTCTATCAAGCTAAGGATATGTTATTATCTACTAATGTACAAGCTAACATTAATACTTCCGATCCATCTTTACAAATTTTATTCAACAGAGTTGTTGTTCAATTAGGTTTGTCTGCATTCAAGGCTTGtttaattgaagaatgtCATCAAGTTCTAAACGAATTATTATCTGCTTCCCATTTAAGAGAAATTCTTGGTCAACAAACTTTACAAAGAGTAACCTCTACAGGCGATGATCGTGAAAAGCAATGTCTACCCTACCATCAGCATATAAACTTAGACTTAATTGATGTCGTCTTCATGACATGTTCATTATTGATTGAAATTCCACAAATGACCGCATTTTATTCAGGTATTAAAGTTAAAAGAATCCCATATTCTCAAAAATCAATTCGTCGTGCATTAGAATATTACGATAAGGCAAGTTTCCAAGGTCCACCAGAAACTTCAAGAGATTATATCTTATTTGCAGCTAAAGCTATGCAAAAGGGTGACTGGCAAAAATCTGTTGCATACttgaaagatattaaaGCTTGGAATTTATTACCAAATGTTGACACTGTCTTAGAAAATTTGACTGAAAGAGTTCAAGTAGAATCATTAAAGACTTATTTCTTTACTTACAAGAGATTTTATTCAAGCTTCTCTGTTAAGAAATTGGCTGATTTATTCAACTTGCCAgaagataaaattataatgGTTTTGGATACTACTATTTCTAACTTGGATATAAACGCCAAGtttaatgaagataagACTATATTAGTTATTGAAAAGGGTGATGAAATCacaaaattagaagaagttgCCTTGAAGTTGAACAAAGAAGTCAAAATTGTAAAAGAGCGTCTGAATCCATCAAACAACCATCGTTAG
- the UPA2 gene encoding putative methyltransferase (similar to Saccharomyces cerevisiae YGR283C and YMR310C; ancestral locus Anc_5.7), translating into MPPKRKTSVENQGDISTSSTNKPLKKKTKHGKQGQGQAIKAKKNNVKKTIKVLSKTLNYSLCIPTSVISNCTNLEQITYTIYQIAKAATFFNAGEIIILDLTSPPNTDDTQLKTKKKSTTKLSDSMLIASLLQYFVTPPYLVNSVFKKQYRQYFHEASKLPRLSALPFMRYLDHGEGNDNHRYREGLAIRMTKPGKISTSNKKEFKQTKFINIGKDINLELKSQLVPINVRVTVDTIEKRVVSPEEAYGDFVGAQASYGYHVRIAKSFGDIFTHCAFRNGYSQSVWINSGDYYYNESLKKYMKIDSKIPTISKIITGSATEDATKKVDAANLLMVYGKWDHIKQSFNASKDQFEGCEGAQDFFDGQFELPGMVPQGNVPIQDACMISLSSIQALI; encoded by the coding sequence aTGCCTCctaaaagaaaaacttcAGTTGAAAATCAAGGTGATATATCAACATCCTCTACAAACAAACCgttaaagaagaaaaccaAGCATGGTAAACAAGGACAAGGACAGGCAATTAAAGCTAAAAAGAATAACGTAAAGAAGACAATCAAGGTATTATCCAAGACTTTAAATTACTCTCTATGTATACCAACAAGTGTCATTTCAAATTGTACCAATTTGGAACAAATAACCTACACCATTTACCAAATTGCTAAAGCTGctacatttttcaatgcaGGTGAAATTATCATCCTGGATCTTACTTCACCACCTAACACTGATGATACACAACTGAagacaaagaaaaaaagcaCCACCAAATTATCTGATTCCATGTTAATTGCGtcattattacaatatttTGTCACACCGCCATATCTAGTAAATTCAGTGTTCAAGAAACAATATAGACAATATTTCCACGAAGCTTCTAAATTACCAAGATTATCTGCCTTACCATTTATGAGATATCTAGACCATGGAGAAGGAAATGACAATCATCGTTATAGAGAAGGACTTGCAATTAGAATGACAAAACCAGGGAAAATCTCCACAtcaaataagaaagaattcaaacaaactaaattcattaatatagGTAAAGATATCAATTTAGAATTAAAATCTCAATTGGTACCAATCAACGTCAGAGTCACCGTGGATACTATAGAGAAAAGAGTTGTTTCACCAGAAGAAGCGTACGGAGATTTCGTGGGAGCTCAAGCTTCATATGGCTATCATGTTAGAATTGCTAAATCATTTGGTGATATTTTCACTCACTGTGCCTTCCGTAATGGATATTCACAATCTGTGTGGATCAATAGTGgtgattattattataatgaatcattaaagaaatacaTGAAAATTGATTCTAAAATACCAACAATTTCTAAAATCATTACAGGGTCCGCTACGGAAGACGCCACTAAGAAAGTCGATGCTGCAAACTTGTTAATGGTTTATGGTAAGTGGGATCATATTAAACAAAGTTTCAACGCGTCAAAGGATCAATTTGAAGGTTGTGAAGGTGCGCAAGATTTCTTCGATGGACAATTTGAATTACCAGGAATGGTACCTCAAGGGAATGTTCCAATACAGGATGCATGTATGATTTCATTGTCTTCCATACAGGCGCTTATATAG
- the GLC8 gene encoding PP1-complex regulatory subunit GLC8 (similar to Saccharomyces cerevisiae GLC8 (YMR311C); ancestral locus Anc_5.6): MGGILKNPLPKEQLNKDDPSITEFRKQVLKNTQLNARLAKDSQAYKQQQQKAEAVLLQQQQHISQFTPKDTISLKHEQDERLQWNQKNLNENEITKQQFQDIHIDEPKTPYQGAVDPAGEYYRVDEDDLADDKAFNGNGITNINPGDDDDFNDFSLGEPEFKIDQTGGQFDGDDRIEEEHVSMKQDDDGNQNDENVNDDDDEAAEKEAKHRRFEEMRKKHYNLKEVFKSGKLHEHDNAFNDNDDDDDDGEELDDQE; this comes from the coding sequence ATGGGTGGTATATTAAAGAACCCTTTACCAAAGGAACAATTAAACAAAGACGATCCTTCAATAACTGAATTCAGGAAACAAGTCCTGAAAAATACCCAACTAAATGCCCGTCTAGCCAAAGATTCTCAAGCATATaaacaacagcaacaaaaGGCAGAAGCAGTACTACttcagcaacaacaacatatCAGTCAATTCACACCAAAAGATACTATCTCTTTGAAACACGAACAGGATGAAAGATTACAATGGAACcagaaaaatttgaatgagAATGAAATTACGAAACAACAATTCCAAGATATTCATATCGATGAACCAAAGACTCCCTATCAAGGTGCTGTGGACCCCGCGGGGGAATATTATAGagttgatgaagatgatttgGCTGATGATAAGGCATTTAATGGAAATGGGATAACAAATATAAACCctggtgatgatgatgattttaatgatttctCGTTGGGTGAACCGGAATTTAAAATCGATCAAACGGGGGGTCAATTTGATGGAGATGatagaattgaagaagaacatgTCTCAATGAaacaagatgatgatgggaatcaaaatgatgaaaatgtgAACGATGATGACGACGAAGCTGCAGAAAAGGAAGCTAAACATAGACGATTCGAAGAAATGAGGAAAAAACAttataatttgaaagaagtGTTTAAGAGTGGAAAACTGCATGAACATGATAATGCTTTTAACgacaatgatgatgatgatgatgatggtgaagAACTCGATGACCAAGAGTAA
- the NDAI0I02610 gene encoding uncharacterized protein (similar to Saccharomyces cerevisiae ERV29 (YGR284C); ancestral locus Anc_5.5), with protein sequence MSYRGPIQNDFNQQDPRFARQPFPQQQQQAQQYPPSSYSYAANRPSRPIQQGEPFTIQLKHHFNSFLAFTDRIESLTTHPLLQRIEPYIPTISRFFIVATFYEDSLRILTQWSDQVFYLNKWKGIPYVFVLMFLLFIIIAMPLGSTLLIARKHTVIATGLLISCIVLQGVVYGLVSGSAFLLRNISVIGGLLIAFSDSMVSKKMTFGMLPELEDKVDKNKSFLLLVGRILIVLMFVGFTFSKSWVTVIFTIVFTVCFAIGFRIKFASIMLGLILTFYNVTLNNYWFYDSTKKDFLKYEFYQNLSIIGGLLLVINTGAGEISVDEKKKIY encoded by the coding sequence ATGTCATACAGAGGTCCTATTCAAAACGATTTCAACCAGCAAGACCCAAGGTTCGCTAGACAACCATTCCcacagcaacagcaacaagCACAACAATACCCACCATCATCCTACAGTTATGCTGCAAACAGACCATCACGTCCAATTCAACAGGGAGAACCATTTACTATTCAACTAAAACATCATTTTAACTCTTTCTTGGCATTCACAGACAGAATTGAATCCTTAACGACACACCCACTCTTACAACGCATTGAACCATACATCCCCACCATCTCCCGTTTCTTCATCGTCGCCACATTCTACGAGGATTCCCTTCGTATCTTGACCCAATGGTCTGATCAAGTTTTCTATCTAAACAAATGGAAGGGGATCCCCTACGTTTTCGTCCTCATGTTCTTattgttcatcatcatcgcTATGCCTTTAGGGTCCACGTTATTGATCGCAAGGAAACATACCGTAATCGCTACGGGTCTCTTGATTAGTTGTATCGTATTGCAAGGGGTAGTATACGGGTTGGTATCAGGATCTGCGTTCCTTTTGAGGAACATTAGTGTTATTGGTGGGTTGTTGATTGCGTTTAGTGATTCTATGGTCTCAAAAAAGATGACGTTTGGGATGTTACCTGAATTAGAGGATAAAGTGGATAAGAATAAGAGTTTCTTATTGTTAGTAGGGAGGATATTGATTGTTTTAATGTTTGTTGGGTTCACTTTTAGTAAGTCTTGGGTTACTGTGATTTTCACTATTGTTTTCACTGTATGCTTTGCTATTGGGTTTAGGATTAAATTTGCCTCGATTATGTTGGGGTTGATTTTAACTTTTTACAATGTTACTTTGAATAATTATTGGTTTTATGATTCTACGAAGAAggatttcttgaaatatgaattttatcaaaatttaagTATTATTGGAGGGCTACTTTTGGTTATTAACACTGGAGCGGGTGAAATCTCTGTGgatgaaaagaagaagatatattaA
- the ELP6 gene encoding Elongator subunit ELP6 (similar to Saccharomyces cerevisiae ELP6 (YMR312W); ancestral locus Anc_5.3) → MSAVQKQDLTIFSDQSIIPKNLCSNESHNVMLLTSTAATQPLWLINTLVESSIYGHSYSLNSSASSTNTINHNKPINPTSSLTIASFAHNKSFYKSSFDRLKINSNSYKILDFLTDFTMNETLGKPKAKIFENLLKLFPNDTTSTIILEQPEILFSLMGDHLSANELIESFLKPLIKKCGLLIIVTSVELYKLDYSMTKDVTELIRFISFCFHVSLTVLSLQPLQTGRAKDITGSLKITRGGATLDHLSGKIHVIENEYLYLNEKDSTKLFY, encoded by the coding sequence ATGTCCGCTGTTCAAAAGCAAGATTTAACCATCTTCAGCGATCAATCAATAATCCCAAAGAATTTATGCTCAAATGAAAGTCATAACGTTATGCTATTGACCTCAACAGCTGCTACTCAACCATTATGGTTGATAAACACTCTAGTGGAATCATCCATCTATGGTCATTCTTATTCATTAAACTCATCCGCATCCTCCACCAACACAATAAATCATAACAAACCAATAAATCCAACCTCTTCATTAACCATAGCATCATTTGCtcataataaatcattctACAAGAGTTCATTCGATAGATTGAAAATTAATTCAAACTCATATAAAATCTTGGACTTCTTAACAGATTTTACAATGAATGAAACATTAGGTAAACCTAAAGCtaaaatttttgaaaatcttttaaaattattccCCAATGATACCACATCAACTATAATATTAGAACAACCAGAAATCTTATTCTCTTTAATGGGTGATCACTTGTCTGCAAATGAACTTATTGAATCCTTTTTAAAACCATTGATTAAAAAGTGTGGTCTTCTTATCATCGTGACTTCCGTTGAATTATACAAACTAGATTATTCAATGACTAAAGATGTTACAGAATTAATTCGATTCATCTCATTCTGTTTCCATGTCAGTCTAACTGTCTTGAGTTTACAACCTTTACAAACTGGGAGAGCTAAAGATATTACTGGTTCTTTGAAGATTACAAGAGGTGGTGCCACATTAGATCATTTGAGTGGGAAGATTCATgtcattgaaaatgaatatttatatttgaatgaaaaggACTCTACGAAGCTTTTCTAttag
- the TGL3 gene encoding bifunctional triglyceride lipase/lysophosphatidylethanolamine acyltransferase (similar to Saccharomyces cerevisiae TGL3 (YMR313C); ancestral locus Anc_5.2), producing the protein MLQTWLLSAVYATLDHIPPFVWDVLHVISDIILFWTHKLINYVRPHSRVVYYEAIKELDDCPSYYSWFTSASMVDEITGANLWRRNFFSRRYDFNSVLEQYSILIKALDNNDLELIKEKFSTTGPCMLRNFAGIVDKKLFTKSLMGTKLLIEQYLEKTIDGLELLDEAMVPTAFFQRCKLSLGTTALILQGGSLFGLFHLGVIKGLLLQDLMPNIISGSSMGACVAAVFGCMPNEELEELFSDDYILNIIKDDFELLKSCGYGNLEQHLNLGTLIQNLIHHGYSQDVYLFIQFVLKYIIKDITFEEAYQLTGKVFNIVIHPTDKSCPNLLNYVTTPNILIRSAINCSLGSGVISEGTKLLCKNLDNEIESFLTEEKNKTNQFLTPENAVNSNETESPYTRLTELFNVNNFIVSLARPYLAPLVVNDLKHEIKTSKYYYYKHYPETANNINLPELGIPQLNFTEMEPLAFKFKYHLERKLKNITTLEFHHRMQVLDNLGLLSSWIKRLIIDEKTPRSAIEIAIVPRMKNLSITRIIEGQLNNIPYWIKCGEQSTWPVLSLIKTRCAVEFKLDEIIRVRRNK; encoded by the coding sequence atgttaCAAACGTGGTTATTATCTGCTGTATATGCGACATTGGATCATATTCCGCCATTCGTATGGGATGTATTACATGTGATATCAGACATTATATTATTCTGGACACacaaattgattaattatGTGAGACCGCATTCTAGAGTCGTTTATTATGAAGCCATTAAAGAACTAGATGATTGTCCATCTTACTACTCGTGGTTTACCAGTGCTAGTATGGTTGATGAGATTACTGGAGCTAATTTATGGAGACggaattttttttcaagaagGTATGATTTTAATTCTGTCTTGGaacaatattcaatattgatTAAGGCAttggataataatgatttagaatTAATTAAGGAGAAATTTTCAACGACGGGTCCATGTATGTTGAGGAATTTTGCTGGAATTGTAGATAAGAAATTGTTTACAAAGTCATTGATGGGGacgaaattattaattgaacaATATTTGGAGAAGACTATCGATGGATTAGAGTTGTTAGATGAAGCTATGGTCCCTACGGCATTTTTCCAAAGATGTAAATTATCATTGGGGACCACAGCATTGATATTACAAGGTGGCTCATTATTTGGACTTTTCCATTTAGGTGTTATCAAAGGTTTATTGTTACAAGATTTAATGCCAAATATCATAAGCGGTAGTTCTATGGGTGCATGTGTTGCTGCTGTTTTCGGTTGTATGCCTaatgaagaattggaagaattaTTCTCTGatgattatattttaaacattattaaagacgattttgaattattgaaaagttgTGGGTATGGTAATTTGGAACAACATTTGAATTTAGGCACACtgattcaaaatttaattcatcatgGCTATTCACAAGATGTTTAtcttttcattcaatttgttttgaaatatattattaaagatataACATTTGAAGAAGCATATCAATTGACTGGGAAAGTATTCAATATAGTTATTCATCCCACTGATAAATCTTGTCccaatttattaaattatgtGACTACACCAAATATTCTTATAAGATCTGCTATTAATTGCAGCCTTGGGTCCGGCGTTATATCAGAAGGTACCAAATTATTATGCAAGAATCtagataatgaaattgaatcatttttgACAGAGGAGAAAAATAAGACTAATCAATTTTTAACTCCAGAGAATGCAGTGAATAGTAATGAAACTGAGAGTCCATATACAAGATTGActgaattatttaatgtGAACAATTTTATTGTCTCCTTGGCAAGGCCATACTTGGCTCCCCTAGTGGTAAATGACTTGAAACATGAGATTAAGACTTCGaaatactattattacaaaCATTATCCCGAGACagctaataatattaatttacCAGAATTAGGTATTCCCCAATTAAATTTCACCGAGATGGAACCGCTGgcatttaaatttaaatatcatttggaaaggaaattgaaaaatatcacGACGTTAGAATTTCATCATAGAATGCAAGTATTAGATAATTTAGGCTTACTAAGTTCCTGGATCAAAAGATTAATCATTGATGAAAAGACACCAAGATCTGCAATCGAAATTGCTATCGTGCCACGAATGAAGAATCTCTCGATAACAAGAATCATTGAAGgtcaattgaataatatacCATATTGGATTAAATGTGGTGAACAAAGTACGTGGCCTGTTTTATCGTTAATAAAGACAAGATGTGCTGTGGAATTTAAGCTTGACGAGATAATCAGAGTTAGAAGGAATAAGTAA
- the PRE5 gene encoding proteasome core particle subunit alpha 6 (similar to Saccharomyces cerevisiae PRE5 (YMR314W); ancestral locus Anc_5.1), which produces MFRNNYDGDTVTFSPTGRLFQVEYALEAIKQGSVTVGLRSKKHAVLVALKRNADELSSYQKKIIKCDEHLGLALAGLAPDARVLSNYLRQQCNYSSLIYNRKLSVEKAGHLLCDKAQKNTQSYGGRPYGVGLLIVGHDNSGPHLLEFQPSGNTVELYGSAIGARSQGAKTYLERVLDQFIEIEDPEELIKTGVESLKQSLKDETLSTENLSIAIVGEDIPFTLYDGDNVSKYL; this is translated from the coding sequence atgtTCAGAAATAATTACGATGGTGATACCGTTACATTTTCTCCTACAGGTAGATTATTCCAAGTAGAATATGCCCTCGAGGCAATCAAGCAAGGTAGTGTAACTGTCGGCCTACGTTCGAAGAAACATGCGGTCCTGGTTGCACTAAAGAGAAATGCAGATGAATTATCATCgtatcaaaagaaaataatcaaatgtGATGAACATTTAGGTCTTGCGTTGGCTGGTTTGGCTCCAGATGCAAGAGTACTAAGTAATTATTTGAGACAACAATGTAATTATTCAAGTTTGATTTATAACAGGAAACTATCAGTCGAGAAAGCTGGCCATTTACTTTGTGATAAAGCCCAAAAAAATACTCAATCTTACGGGGGAAGACCTTATGGGGTTGGTCTATTGATTGTTGGTCATGATAATAGTGGACCTCATCTATTGGAGTTCCAACCTTCAGGGAATACTGTAGAATTATATGGGTCAGCCATTGGGGCTCGTTCACAAGGTGCTAAGACATACTTGGAAAGAGTTCTTGatcaattcattgaaattgaagatcCTGAGGAATTAATTAAAACTGGGGTTGAGTCTTTGAAACAATCTTTGAAAGACGAAACTTTAAGTACCGAGAATCTATCAATTGCAATAGTTGGTGAAGATATTCCATTTACTCTGTATGATGGTGATAAcgtttcaaaatatttataa